One Etheostoma cragini isolate CJK2018 chromosome 19, CSU_Ecrag_1.0, whole genome shotgun sequence DNA segment encodes these proteins:
- the LOC117962143 gene encoding butyrophilin subfamily 1 member A1-like: protein MAALFLSLWIVSVAGEDPELTVKPGQDVTLQCQAPGGAEIKRLTWSRPDLGSDYVFFFRDDRPYENYQNPAFRGRVNLIDPEMKDGDVSVVLKNVSVSDTGTYKCVVISGTNGPELIITNTLIVKDSGNTEGLSGVGRQTDGGDKNRGSKDLRLSSGLGLLLLLLLLSCWWLNP, encoded by the exons AtggctgctttgtttttgtcactgtgGATAGTTTCTGTGGCTGGAGAAG ACCCAGAGTTGACAGTGAAGCCTGGGCAGGATGTCACTCTTCAGTGTCAGGCTCCCGGAGGTGCTGAAATCAAAAGGTTAACGTGGAGCAGACCTGACCTGGGCTCAGattatgtcttcttcttcagagATGACCGCCCATATGAGAACTATCAGAATCCAGCATTTCGTGGCCGAGTGAACCTGATTGATCCGGAGATGAAGGACGGAGATGTTTCTGTTGTTCTGAAGAATGTCAGCGTCAGCGACACCGGGACGTACAAGTGTGTTGTAATCAGTGGGACAAACGGCCCTGAACTCATCATCACCAACACCCTGATTGTCAAAGACTCAG GTAACACAGAAGGACTCTCTGGGGTAGGAAGACAAACTGATGGAGGAGACAAGAATCGCGGAAGCAAGGATTTGAGACTTTCAAGTGGTCTgggcttgttgttgttgttgttgttgttgtcttgttgGTGGCTTAAtccttaa
- the LOC117962136 gene encoding low affinity immunoglobulin gamma Fc region receptor II-a-like, translating into MFEGQTVSLSCEEDDSSAGWTLRRNTTRETRTQCGGGWGRPAGSSCTISYMVPWYSGEYWCESREGATSTSISITVPGGPVILQSPVLPVTEGQDLTLHCRTKTSSNLPASFYKDGSFIGTGPAGHMTIPHVSRSDEGLYRCNISSVGESPPSRVSVSGRPETSDPLASDPVPLVVRLVVHLVVFCPYCISTFIMVSLYRCRTTGKSPPLATVTTPPTQAEEGLDDNYDDVIAAVTREHHF; encoded by the exons ATGTTTGAAGGACAGACTGTCTCTCTGAGCTGTGAGGAGGACGACAGCTCTGCTGGATGGACTCTGAGGAGGAACACAACCAGAGAAACCAGGACTCAATGTGGAGGGGGCTGGGGAAGACCTGCTGGTTCCTCCTGTACCATCAGCTACATGGTCCCGTGGTACAGTGGGGAGTACTGGTGTGAGTCCAGAGAGGGAGCAACCAGTACCAGCATCAGCATCACTGTCCCTG gTGGACCAGTGATCCTGCAGAGTCCTGTCCTCCCTGTGACGGAGGGACAAGACCTCACTCTGCACTGTAGGACAAAGACGTCCTCCAACCTCCCAGCGTCTTTCTATAAAGATGGCTCCTTCATCGGGACTGGGCCTGCAGGTCACATGACCATCCCCCATGTCTCCAGGTCTGATGAAGGCCTCTACAGGTGCAACATCAGCAGTGTTGGAGAGTCCCCCCCCAGCCGGGTCTCTGTCTCAG GGAGACCAGAGACCTCAGACCCTCTGGCCTCAGACCCCGTCCCCCTTGTGGTGAGACTAGTGGTCCACCTGGTGGTGTTCTGTCCGTACTGCATCTCCACCTTCATCATGGTGTCTCTGTATCGATGCAGGACCACAG GAAAGAGCCCCCCTCTCGCCACGGTGacaaccccccccacccaggcTGAGGAGGGATTGGATGACAACTATGATGATGTCATCGCCGCTGTCACCAGAGAGCATCACTTCTGA